Below is a window of Synechococcus sp. RSCCF101 DNA.
CCGCCCTGACCCGGCCCGCGGCGGCACCGGACGGGGAGCGGGCGAGCGCCGGCCCCGCCAGCAGGGGCACCCGGGTGGTGATCAACGGCCGCGAGCGGCAGGCCCCCTGGCTGTGGCAGGGGGGTGATGCGACACGACCCGAGGCCCTCTGGCTGCCGCTGGAGCTGCTGGAGGGTCAACTCGGCTTCCGGCGTGCTCCGGCGGCCGATCCATCCACCCTCAGGCTGCAGTGGTACAGCGAGGCCTTCGATCTGCCGGCGGCCGCCCAGCGCACGCTGGAGGACGAGGTGGCCGTGGATGTCACCGCACGGCTGCTGGAGGCGGGACTTGCGCTCAGCCATGCGAACGGGCGGCTCAACATCACCCTTCCGCCGGCAGCGGTGGAGCAGTTGCGGGCCGGTCCTCCCGGCCCGCGTCGCCGCCTCGTCTTCGATCTGGCAGCCGCCGCGCTCGTGGAGGAGCAGGGCGGCGATCTGGTGCTCGGACTGGTCAGCACGCCGGCCCTGCTCTCGCAGCTGCGCGCCCTGGGGCTGAAGCCCGTCCAGGAGGCCGGCGGCCTGCGGCTCCGGGGAGCCGTCCGCGCGGACACGGCGGTGTTCACGCTGGCCGGTCCCTGGCGGATCGTGCTCGACGGTGCCGGCGGCACCGCCTCCGCCAGTGGCGTGGTGCCGCTGGCCCAGGCCCTGCTCAACCCGACCCTGCAGACCCTGCTGAGCCAGGGAGTTGCGATCGACCGCCTCGTGCGCGGTGTGGGGGTGCGTCGCTTCGCAGTGACCCGGGTCGGGATGGCGCCGTCCCGTGGTGCACCGCTGCAGCTGAAACCGCTGCTGCGGAGCGACGGGATGCGTGGCCTGAGCACGCTGAGCGCCCTGGCGGGGCGGAGCGACGCGCCGATCGCCATCAACGGGGGGTTCTTCAACCGCATCCGCCAGCTGCCCCTCGGCGCCCTGCGCCTGGATGGCCGCTGGCATTCGGGCCCGATCCTCAACCGAGGCGCGGCCGGCTGGAACGCCGGCGAGCTGCCCCAGTTCGACCGTCTGCGGCTGATCGAGACCCTCACGGGGCCCGATGGCCGCTCCCAGCCGGTGCTCACGGTCAACAGCGGCTATGTGCAGCGGGGGCTGAGCCGCTACACCGCCGACTGGGGCCGGGTCTATCAGGCCCTCAGCGGCCAGGAGCGGGCGGTTCTGCTCCGGGGCGGCACGGTGCAGGCGGTGCTGGATCAGGCGGCTCTCAGCCGCGGGGTTCCCCTGGGAGCGGGGGTGGATCTGGTGGTGTCGCGGGCGGGCGCACCGCTCCCCTGGCCTGTCGGCACACCCCTCAGGCTGAACAGCCGCGCGAGCCATCCGCTCGGGCAGCGGTCCTTTGTGATCGGCGGAGGCCCCCTGCTGCTGAAGGACGGCCGGGTGGTGCTCAACGGCCGCGCCGAAGGCTTCAGTCCCTCCTTTGTGAAGCAGGCGGCACCGCGGACCGTTCTCGCCACGGACGGACGCCGGCTCTGGCTGATGACCCTGGAGGGGGTGTCCGGTCCGGGGCCGACCCTGCTGGAAACCAGCCTTCTGCTGCAGCGGCTCGGGATGCGTCAGGCCCTGAACCTCGATGGCGGCAGCTCCACCGCCCTGCTGCTCGATGGCCAGCTGACGGTGATGGGACGCGGCGTGCCGGCCCGCGTCCACAGCGGACTGGGCCTGGTGGCTCCCTGAGCCGGCCTCCCTCGCCACTGCAGCCGTGAGAGCATGCCCGCCAGGAGCAACGGCCGGCGCCGGCCCCTCCCCGCAGACCCCGCTCCGAATCGATCCGGACCCCATGCCGAGAGGTCACAGCCTTCGTCTCACCGCCACCGCTGCGGCCGAGCTCGGCCGGTTGGCCGCCGTGGCGGGCACGCCGGGGCTGATGCATCTCGACCTGCTGGAAGGCGCCTGTGAGCGGCACGTGATCCGGATCCGCCCCGGCCATCTGGCCGGGGTGCCGGTGGCCCGCGCCGACGGCATCACCCTTCACAGCCCCGCCGACCAGGTGGACCAGCTGACGGGGCTCTCGCTCGACTACCGGGGCGATCTCAGCGGCGGCGGGTTTCTGATCCGGGCCGGTCGCGACGTGCGCTGCTGCCCCTGCGGAGCCGCCTTCACCCGAGCAGGAACGGTGGGTCAGTGAGGCAGTAAGGTGAGCGATTGTCGAAATCGGTCGGACGACCGATCCCACTCCGACCCTCGATGCCCACCATTCAGCAGCTGATCCGAAGCGAGCGCCAGCGTCTGACCCGTAAAACGAAGTCTCCGGCACTGCGCTCCTGCCCGGAGCGCCGCGGCGTCTGCACCCGCGTCTACACCTCCACACCCAAGAAGCCCAATTCGGCGCTGCGCAAGGTGGCTCGTGTCCGACTCACCTCCGGCTTCGAGGTCACGGCCTACATCCCGGGAATCGGTCACAACCTCCAGGAGCACTCCGTGGTGCTCATCCGTGGCGGCAGGGTCAAGGACCTGCCCGGCGTCCGCTACCACATCATTCGCGGAACGCTGGACACCGCTGGCGTCAAGGATCGCCGCCAGTCGCGGTCCAAGTACGGCGCCAAGACGCCGAAGGAATAAGACCAGACGTTCAGGCGCGCCCGGGCTGAAGCCGGCCGCCACCGTTCACGCTCCGCCCGCGAGCACCACACCAACCGTTCTCCATGTCACGCCGCAACGCTGCCGAGAAGCGCCCCGTTCTTCCCGATCCCCAGTTCAACAGCCGCCTGGCCTCGATGATGGTGGCCAGGCTGATGAAGCACGGCAAGAAGTCCACGGCTCAGGGCATCCTCTCCGATGCCTTCGCGCTGATCGGCGAGCGAACCGGTGGTGAACCGCTCGAAGTCTTCGAGACGGCCGTCCGCAACGCCACCCCCCTGGTCGAGGTGCGTGCCCGCCGGGTGGGTGGCGCCACCTATCAGGTGCCCATGGAAGTCCGCCAGGAGCGGGGCACGGCCATGGCGCTGCGTTGGCTCGTGGGCTTCTCCCGTGCCCGCGGCGGCCGCAGCATGGCTCAGAAGCTGGCCGCGGAACTGATGGATGCCGCCAACGAGAGCGGCAGCGCCGTTCGCAAGCGGGAAGAGACCCACAAGATGGCCGAAGCCAACAAGGCGTTCGCCCACTACCGCTACTGATCCCGGCAGCCGCGGAACACCCATGCCCGCCCGGGTCCGACTTGTAGAGTTGCGCCCGATTTTTACGTCCTGATTCCCCGGAGTTCTTCCCTGTGGCTCGCGCCTATCCCCTGGAACGCGTCAGAAATATCGGCATCGCCGCCCACATCGACGCTGGCAAAACAACCACCACCGAACGGATCCTGTTCTATTCAGGCGTCGTTCACAAGATGGGCGAGGTGCACGACGGCGCTGCGGTGACCGACTGGATGGCCCAGGAGCGTGAGCGTGGCATCACGATCACCGCTGCCGCCATCTCCACCAGCTGGCGCGACCACCGCATCAACATCATTGATACCCCTGGTCACGTGGACTTCACCATCGAGGTGGAGCGTTCCATGCGAGTGCTCGATGGCGTGATCGCGGTCTTCTGCGCCGTCGGCGGGGTTCAGCCCCAGTCGGAGACCGTCTGGCGTCAGGCGGACCGCTACTCCGTTCCGCGGATGGTGTTCGTCAACAAGATGGACCGCACCGGCGCCGACTACCTCAAGGTCTATGGCCAGATCAAGGACCGCCTCAAGGCCAATGCAGCACCGATCCAGCTGCCCATCGGCGCCGAGAACGACCTGACGGGCATCATCGATCTCGTCAAGAACAAGGCCTACATCTACAAGGACGACCTGGGCAAGGACATCCAGGAAGCCGACGTCCCGGCCGACATGAGCGAGCTGGCCGAAGAGTGGCGCGTCAAGCTCATGGAAAGTGTCGCCGAAACCGACGAAGAGCTCCTGGAGGCGTTCCTCGAGAACGGCGAGCTAAGTGAGGAGGAGCTTCGCCGCGGCATCCGCGAGGGCGTGCTGCGTCACGGACTCGTTCCCATGCTCTGCGGCTCGGCCTTCAAGAACAAGGGTGTGCAGTTGCTGCTCGACGCGGTGGTCGACTACCTGCCCGCCCCGGTCGACGTGCCCCCGATCCAG
It encodes the following:
- a CDS encoding phosphodiester glycosidase family protein, coding for MDWLPPAPAWSSADPSLHAASALTRPAAAPDGERASAGPASRGTRVVINGRERQAPWLWQGGDATRPEALWLPLELLEGQLGFRRAPAADPSTLRLQWYSEAFDLPAAAQRTLEDEVAVDVTARLLEAGLALSHANGRLNITLPPAAVEQLRAGPPGPRRRLVFDLAAAALVEEQGGDLVLGLVSTPALLSQLRALGLKPVQEAGGLRLRGAVRADTAVFTLAGPWRIVLDGAGGTASASGVVPLAQALLNPTLQTLLSQGVAIDRLVRGVGVRRFAVTRVGMAPSRGAPLQLKPLLRSDGMRGLSTLSALAGRSDAPIAINGGFFNRIRQLPLGALRLDGRWHSGPILNRGAAGWNAGELPQFDRLRLIETLTGPDGRSQPVLTVNSGYVQRGLSRYTADWGRVYQALSGQERAVLLRGGTVQAVLDQAALSRGVPLGAGVDLVVSRAGAPLPWPVGTPLRLNSRASHPLGQRSFVIGGGPLLLKDGRVVLNGRAEGFSPSFVKQAAPRTVLATDGRRLWLMTLEGVSGPGPTLLETSLLLQRLGMRQALNLDGGSSTALLLDGQLTVMGRGVPARVHSGLGLVAP
- the rpsG gene encoding 30S ribosomal protein S7, coding for MSRRNAAEKRPVLPDPQFNSRLASMMVARLMKHGKKSTAQGILSDAFALIGERTGGEPLEVFETAVRNATPLVEVRARRVGGATYQVPMEVRQERGTAMALRWLVGFSRARGGRSMAQKLAAELMDAANESGSAVRKREETHKMAEANKAFAHYRY
- a CDS encoding AIR synthase; protein product: MPRGHSLRLTATAAAELGRLAAVAGTPGLMHLDLLEGACERHVIRIRPGHLAGVPVARADGITLHSPADQVDQLTGLSLDYRGDLSGGGFLIRAGRDVRCCPCGAAFTRAGTVGQ
- the rpsL gene encoding 30S ribosomal protein S12; this encodes MPTIQQLIRSERQRLTRKTKSPALRSCPERRGVCTRVYTSTPKKPNSALRKVARVRLTSGFEVTAYIPGIGHNLQEHSVVLIRGGRVKDLPGVRYHIIRGTLDTAGVKDRRQSRSKYGAKTPKE